The following are encoded together in the Dama dama isolate Ldn47 chromosome 29, ASM3311817v1, whole genome shotgun sequence genome:
- the HEMGN gene encoding hemogen, translated as MDLGKDQSLSKLHQTPDPRQEETQVPEVIGTWSLRNREQLRKRKAEAQEKQTSQWQIREKKHKWQRTGKRSERGRKRQQNTEMKVELPSQLEKEVMEKAPTPGETEIEPPGHVTEALPPAVSPQRVAPEKHVSEVGQESVTLQENSSEYQATAVQNHSSEICQDMAESEDLSPKMCQEIAIFQDQPFKMFRDVAQPEDVSPETCQEAIAAKVLSSKTSEDTADLEGCSLETYQKRPEPEEPDSEPGQGIVETESFVSNTQQEMAEPKELSTEIHQETVEPEHFSRKINEEIAGSKAPSHKTAQETSVPEKYPPAMYQETPGSEEYSLEIYQETPGPEDGAPEIYQETAGPEDLSTKTYKDKDVPKECFSKLYQAIGGPQDQDPKAQQEDAKDVYTFPQEMKENPKAEEPEIIEIPNVLQESNPENDIYSYVLF; from the exons ATGGATTTGGGAAAGGACCAATCTCTCTCAAAGCTCCATCAGACACCTGATCCTCGTCaagaagagacccaggttccag AAGTCATTGGAACTTGGAGCTTGCGAAACAGAGAGcaactcagaaaaagaaaagctgaagcACAAGAAAAGCAAACGTCACAATGGCAAATTCG AGAGAAAAAACACAAGTGGCAACGAAcagggaaaagaagtgaaagaggcagaaagagacaacaaaacacagaaatgaagGTGGAGCTTCCGTCACAATTAGAAAAGGAAGTGATGGAGAAAGCGCCAACACCTGGAGAGACAGAAATCGAGCCACCTGGGCATGTGACCGAAGCTCTCCCTCCTGCAGTGTCCCCACAAAGAGTTGCGCCCGAGAAACATGTTTCTGAAGTAGGTCAAGAAAGTGTTACCCTTCAGGAAAATTCTTCTGAGTACCAAGCAACAGCGGTACAAAACCACTCTTCTGAAATATGCCAAGATATGGCTGAATCTGAAGACCTCTCTCCTAAAATGTGCCAAGAAATAGCTATATTTCAAGACCAGCCTTTCAAAATGTTCCGTGATGTGGCTCAGCCTGAAGACGTCTCTCCTGAAACATGCCAAGAAGCCATTGCAGCCAAAGTCCTTTCTTCTAAAACATCTGAAGATACAGCTGACCTTGAGGGATGCTCTCTTGAAACATACCAGAAAAGACCTGAGCCCGAGGAACCTGATTCTGAACCAGGTCAAGGAATAGTTGAGACTGAAAGTTTTGTTTCTAACACACAGCAAGAAATGGCTGAGCCCAAAGAGCTTTCTACAGAAATACACCAGGAAACTGTTGAACCTGAACACTTTTCtcgtaaaataaatgaagaaattgcTGGGTCTAAAGCCCCCTCTCATAAAACAGCCCAAGAAACATCTGTTCCTGAAAAATATCCCCCAGCAATGTACCAAGAAACACCTGGGTCTGAAGAATATTCACTTGAAATATACCAAGAAACCCCAGGACCTGAAGATGGTGCACCTGAAATATACCAAGAAACAGCTGGACCTGAAGACCTCTCTACTAAGACATATAAAGACAAAGATGTTCCTAAAGAATGCTTTTCCAAACTGTACCAGGCAATAGGTGGACCCCAAGACCAGGATCCTAAAGCACAGCAGGAAGATGCTAAGGATGTTTATACTTTTCCTCAAG aaatgaaggaaaatcccaaagcagaagaaccagagataatAGAAATTCCAAATGTGCTTCAAGAGAGTAACCCAGAAAATGACATCTATAgttatgttttgttttaa